The segment TCTCGGCTTCGCCGGACATGTCGTGCCCGTCTTCAAGAACATCACACATGGATCCTGAAGAGAAGAAGTATCCACGCAGAAGATCTGTCCGCCTTCGCGACTTCGATTACGCGAGCAACGGCGCATATTCTGTGACCGTCTGCACGCGCCAACGCGAGTGTCTGTTCGGAGAGATCAAGGATGGCGAGCTGATCTTGAATGATCTGGGCCGAATGGTAGAGAAGGCCTGGCGGGAGATTCCGAATCATTTTCCTTCCGTGTTTCTCGATACCTTTGTGCTGATGCCCAATCATCTGCATGGCATTTTGTTGATTGATAATGGAAGGACGGGCACGGCATGCCGTGCCCCTACGACAGAGTCCTATCAACATCCCGTGCCGGGTTCTGTGAGCACCGTGGTTCGCTCCTTCAAGGCCGCCGTGACCAAACGAGTTCGCGAGCAATCGGGCGATCCGTTTGTGGTGATTTTTCAACGCGGTTTCCACGAGAATGTGATTACCTCGCGCGGGGAACACCTTGCCCTTCGGGCCTACATCACTCGCAATCCGTTGGCTTGGGACGAGGACGAAAACAACCCGGGACATTCTGACATCCAATGAATCGTATGCGCCCATCGCAACCCGCGGCCCATGATTCCGCCGTAGGGGCACGACATGTCGTGCCCGATGGAGCGCGAGTATTCAGAAAGGGTGCTTACAATGGGTATTTGTGCATACTGTGGGCAAGACAGGAAGTTAACGCGCGAGCATATTACCCCAAACTGGATGCATCGGGCCAATC is part of the bacterium genome and harbors:
- a CDS encoding transposase, yielding MDPEEKKYPRRRSVRLRDFDYASNGAYSVTVCTRQRECLFGEIKDGELILNDLGRMVEKAWREIPNHFPSVFLDTFVLMPNHLHGILLIDNGRTGTACRAPTTESYQHPVPGSVSTVVRSFKAAVTKRVREQSGDPFVVIFQRGFHENVITSRGEHLALRAYITRNPLAWDEDENNPGHSDIQ